A region of Marnyiella aurantia DNA encodes the following proteins:
- a CDS encoding sulfite exporter TauE/SafE family protein, translated as MKMDNTTLVIGLILLGLLAGYLSGLVGIGGGIVMVPVLVLLFGFTQHKAQGTTLALLMVPVGFFGVMNYYKTGNVDIKTALLLCCGFVLGSYLGSKTAISLSQDMIRKVFAVLMFVVAVKMFFQK; from the coding sequence ATGAAAATGGACAACACAACATTAGTGATCGGACTTATACTGTTAGGTCTCCTTGCAGGTTATCTAAGTGGACTTGTAGGAATTGGCGGTGGTATCGTAATGGTACCTGTGCTCGTGCTTCTTTTTGGTTTTACGCAACATAAAGCTCAGGGAACGACTCTCGCATTGCTTATGGTTCCTGTAGGCTTTTTTGGTGTGATGAACTACTACAAAACCGGTAATGTTGATATTAAAACTGCGCTGTTGCTTTGCTGCGGATTTGTACTCGGTAGTTATTTGGGTAGTAAAACAGCCATTTCACTTTCGCAGGATATGATCAGAAAGGTTTTTGCGGTGCTGATGTTTGTG